The following coding sequences are from one Natrarchaeobaculum sulfurireducens window:
- a CDS encoding metal ABC transporter substrate-binding protein gives MNQTRRSVLKAGAGALAFGGLAGCLSEPEGEAGDRTGYAAFFALWDWAEHVAGDEFSFENPVTTGEMGHGWEPDGDLAADIATTDAFIYLDTPEFSWAQDIAAQLETDYDDVAVIDGMDGLGSHLLPIDREVAAEPDYDYEFDPDSLEIGEFDVLDGRTGEVTAYWHVDHWHESIPDVPVGESVPIEGVFADPEGRVLPLGDDEQFQFDARLAEGAPEGVVEIESHGDHVELHGLEANRTLLVFELVHDGEVVWDTADEGMATDVVEELDDEEADEFVDPHVWVDPVLAQQVVDNIATGLGEVDPDNAELYEENAAAYTERLEAVDRQFEELVENASRDVAIFAGHDSYQYVEQRYGFELYTPVGISPDAAESFEDISGMVDLVEEYDIDTVLYDPFESPDPDEQLPSMVELLIEDSQVTDAEPLSPAEGTTHEWDEQDWGWVEQMEEVNLRSLRKALDVS, from the coding sequence ATGAATCAGACACGCCGCTCCGTGCTGAAAGCCGGTGCCGGGGCTCTCGCGTTTGGGGGACTCGCCGGTTGTCTCAGCGAACCGGAGGGAGAAGCAGGCGACCGAACCGGTTATGCCGCTTTCTTCGCCCTCTGGGACTGGGCCGAACACGTTGCCGGCGACGAGTTCTCCTTCGAGAACCCGGTGACGACCGGCGAGATGGGTCACGGTTGGGAACCCGACGGCGACCTCGCCGCGGATATCGCGACGACGGACGCGTTCATCTATCTCGACACCCCGGAGTTCTCGTGGGCCCAGGATATCGCCGCCCAGCTCGAGACCGACTACGACGACGTCGCCGTGATCGATGGGATGGACGGCCTCGGGAGCCACCTCCTGCCGATCGACCGCGAGGTCGCCGCCGAACCCGATTATGACTACGAGTTCGATCCGGACAGCCTGGAGATCGGTGAGTTCGACGTGCTCGATGGCCGGACGGGCGAGGTGACTGCCTACTGGCACGTCGATCACTGGCACGAGAGTATTCCCGACGTTCCAGTCGGCGAGTCGGTCCCCATCGAGGGGGTCTTCGCGGACCCCGAGGGTCGGGTCCTCCCGCTCGGCGATGACGAGCAGTTCCAGTTCGACGCCAGACTGGCCGAAGGCGCTCCGGAGGGCGTCGTCGAGATCGAGTCCCACGGCGACCACGTCGAACTGCACGGGCTCGAGGCGAACCGGACGCTGCTCGTCTTCGAACTCGTCCACGACGGTGAGGTGGTCTGGGACACCGCCGACGAGGGGATGGCGACGGACGTGGTCGAAGAACTCGACGACGAGGAAGCAGACGAGTTCGTCGACCCCCACGTCTGGGTCGATCCCGTCCTCGCACAGCAGGTCGTCGATAACATCGCAACGGGGCTTGGCGAGGTCGATCCCGACAACGCCGAGCTGTACGAGGAAAACGCCGCGGCGTATACCGAGCGACTCGAGGCGGTCGACCGACAGTTCGAGGAACTGGTCGAGAACGCCTCGAGAGACGTCGCGATTTTCGCCGGTCACGACTCCTATCAGTACGTCGAACAGCGCTATGGCTTCGAGTTGTACACGCCCGTCGGTATCTCACCCGACGCGGCCGAGTCGTTCGAGGACATCTCGGGGATGGTCGACCTCGTCGAGGAATACGACATCGACACGGTCCTGTACGATCCGTTCGAGTCTCCTGACCCGGACGAACAGCTGCCGAGTATGGTCGAACTCCTCATCGAAGACAGCCAGGTGACAGACGCCGAGCCGCTCAGTCCCGCCGAGGGGACGACCCACGAGTGGGACGAACAGGACTGGGGCTGGGTCGAGCAGATGGAAGAAGTGAACCTTCGCTCGCTCAGGAAGGCACTCGATGTGTCGTAA
- a CDS encoding metal ABC transporter ATP-binding protein gives MSSVVTVEDVSFAYGEKAAIEDISLSIDAGDFVGLIGPNGSGKTTLLHLMLGLKRPDSGSITLFGEPIDEFDDGERIGYVSQHSTDRGSTMPVTVREVVTMGRFAHVGRSPLGTDDHEIVDEALETVEITDLADRRVNQLSGGQRQRTFIARALASEADLLALDEPTVGVDAESREHFYGMLDDLNRQGITIILIEHDIDILTKHVNKVACINRELYHHGDTISFLESEALSKAYGAAHGVIEHDHP, from the coding sequence GTGAGTTCGGTCGTCACCGTCGAAGACGTTTCGTTCGCCTACGGCGAGAAAGCCGCGATAGAAGACATTTCGCTGTCGATCGACGCAGGTGACTTCGTCGGCCTGATCGGCCCGAACGGGTCGGGCAAGACGACGCTGCTTCATCTGATGCTCGGGCTCAAACGGCCCGACTCCGGCTCGATCACGTTGTTCGGCGAGCCGATCGACGAGTTCGACGACGGCGAACGGATCGGCTACGTCTCTCAGCACTCGACCGACCGGGGCAGTACGATGCCGGTTACCGTCCGCGAAGTCGTCACGATGGGCCGGTTCGCCCACGTCGGTCGCTCACCACTCGGCACCGACGACCACGAGATCGTCGACGAGGCGCTCGAAACAGTCGAAATCACTGATCTGGCGGACAGACGGGTCAACCAGCTCTCGGGCGGTCAGCGCCAGCGGACGTTCATCGCGCGGGCGCTCGCCTCCGAGGCCGACCTGCTGGCACTCGACGAGCCGACCGTCGGCGTCGACGCGGAGTCTCGAGAGCACTTCTACGGAATGCTCGACGACCTCAACCGACAGGGGATCACGATCATCCTCATCGAACACGACATCGACATCCTCACGAAACACGTCAACAAGGTCGCCTGTATCAACAGGGAACTGTACCACCACGGAGATACCATCTCGTTCCTCGAGAGCGAGGCGCTGTCGAAGGCGTACGGGGCCGCCCACGGCGTCATCGAACACGATCACCCATGA
- a CDS encoding metal ABC transporter permease — protein MSLDTKNVDGAGGPVANLTAWLGWFRPQHRREWVELGGIVLTALLGVAMIGYILLDWLRFAPEWAVIGPYADLLFSQFIVAGMWMDHYLGTNVFSHPFMWRAIATGVLIGIVAPLVGTYLVHRQMALIGETLAHTAFAGVAVGLLFIALTGWTGSLLFVALIVSALGAIGLQWLTDRTNTYGDVPIAIVLSGSFAVGTLLISWGRDFTSLAIDIEGFLFGSLAIVTAEGARLVAALSVVVVILVALNYKQLLFITFDEQAARVARLDVDRYNTLLIVMTAVVVVGAMQILGVILVAAMLVVPVATASQVAESFRETLFLSILFGQLSVLGGLAFAISASLPPGGSIVVVAISFYLLSIVASGRSTAISMH, from the coding sequence ATGAGTCTGGATACGAAGAACGTCGACGGAGCCGGCGGGCCGGTGGCAAATCTCACGGCGTGGCTGGGATGGTTCAGGCCCCAGCACCGCCGGGAGTGGGTCGAACTCGGCGGGATCGTGCTGACCGCCCTTCTCGGTGTCGCGATGATCGGCTACATCCTCCTCGACTGGCTGCGCTTTGCGCCCGAATGGGCCGTGATTGGCCCGTACGCCGATCTGTTGTTCAGTCAGTTCATCGTCGCGGGAATGTGGATGGATCACTACCTCGGGACGAACGTCTTCAGCCACCCGTTCATGTGGCGGGCGATCGCCACCGGCGTGTTGATCGGGATCGTCGCGCCGCTGGTGGGAACCTACCTCGTCCATCGGCAGATGGCACTCATCGGAGAAACGCTTGCCCACACCGCCTTCGCAGGCGTCGCCGTCGGCCTCCTGTTCATCGCGTTGACCGGTTGGACTGGCTCGCTGTTGTTCGTCGCGTTGATCGTGAGCGCCCTCGGCGCGATCGGGCTCCAGTGGCTCACCGATCGAACCAACACGTACGGGGACGTTCCAATCGCGATCGTCTTGAGCGGGAGTTTCGCCGTTGGCACGTTGCTCATCAGCTGGGGCCGCGATTTCACCTCGCTCGCGATCGATATCGAGGGCTTTCTCTTCGGCAGTCTGGCCATCGTCACCGCCGAAGGGGCGCGACTGGTCGCTGCGCTCAGCGTCGTCGTCGTCATTCTCGTGGCGCTCAATTACAAACAGCTCCTGTTTATCACGTTCGACGAGCAGGCCGCTCGCGTCGCCCGTCTCGACGTCGACCGGTACAACACCCTGTTGATCGTCATGACCGCCGTCGTCGTCGTCGGTGCGATGCAGATCCTCGGCGTGATTCTCGTCGCGGCGATGCTCGTCGTCCCGGTCGCGACGGCGTCACAGGTCGCCGAAAGCTTTCGTGAAACGTTGTTTCTCTCGATTCTGTTCGGACAGCTGTCGGTCCTCGGTGGACTGGCGTTTGCGATCAGTGCAAGTCTTCCCCCTGGTGGCTCGATCGTGGTCGTTGCGATTAGTTTTTACTTGCTTTCGATCGTTGCATCCGGCCGATCGACAGCCATCTCGATGCACTGA
- a CDS encoding acetate--CoA ligase family protein → MGRLSDLFAPDTVAVIGATDREGAVGRAILENLQLEFDGEVVPINPNRDEILGLECYPAVECAPPVDLAVVVVPPPVVLESIEELGEAGTENVVVITAGFSETGSEGAEREQQLRELAEEYDLNVVGPNSLGIMSTPVGMNATFGPESATPGSISFMSQSGAFITAVLDWANEQGIGFRDVVSLGNKAVLDEGDFVRQWGEDPETDVVIGYLEGIDDGDDFVRAAREVTDETPIVLVKSGRTDAGAQAASSHTGAIAGSERAYEAGLEQAGVLRASSVQELFDYARALSGLPEPESDGVAVVTNAGGPGVLTTDAIGDSTLEMADFIDETIDRLGETMPDEANVYNPIDAIGDADVSRFADALEIALDDPNVGAAVVVSAPTAVLQYDKLAEVIIENREAYDKPVVACLMGGERARAAEEVLREFGIPNYFDPSRAIAGLDALARYRDVRERTFEDPPAFDVDRERAREILARAEGRDDNRLGVESMDLLEAYGIPTPDGEIVDDPERAREVAESIEGDVVMKIVSPDISHKSDIGGVKVGVPTDEVYDAYEDVVSRARNYQPDATIFGVQVQEMVDLEGTTETIVGMNRDPQFGPLLLFGLGGIFVEILEDTSVRVAPIDENEAAEMVEEIQAAPLLRGARGRDPADVDAVVETILRLSQLVTDFPAILELDVNPLVAGPDGVQAIDLRLTVDTANL, encoded by the coding sequence ATGGGACGGTTATCTGATCTCTTTGCCCCCGACACTGTCGCTGTAATCGGCGCGACCGACCGCGAAGGCGCGGTCGGCCGGGCAATCCTCGAGAATCTCCAGCTGGAGTTCGATGGGGAGGTCGTGCCGATCAATCCGAACCGCGACGAGATTCTGGGGCTCGAATGTTATCCCGCTGTCGAGTGCGCCCCGCCGGTCGACCTGGCGGTGGTCGTCGTACCGCCGCCGGTCGTCCTCGAGTCGATCGAGGAGCTGGGCGAAGCAGGCACCGAAAACGTCGTCGTTATCACGGCTGGTTTCTCCGAGACCGGTAGTGAAGGTGCCGAACGCGAACAGCAGTTGCGCGAACTCGCCGAGGAGTACGACCTGAACGTCGTCGGTCCGAATAGCCTCGGAATCATGTCGACACCCGTCGGCATGAACGCGACGTTCGGTCCGGAGAGTGCCACTCCGGGGTCGATCTCCTTTATGAGTCAGTCCGGGGCGTTCATCACGGCCGTCCTGGACTGGGCGAACGAACAGGGAATCGGCTTCCGCGACGTCGTCTCACTCGGAAACAAAGCGGTTCTCGACGAGGGCGACTTCGTCAGACAGTGGGGCGAAGACCCCGAGACGGACGTCGTCATCGGCTACCTCGAGGGGATCGACGACGGCGATGACTTCGTTCGAGCGGCCCGCGAGGTCACCGACGAGACGCCGATCGTCCTCGTCAAGTCCGGCCGGACGGACGCCGGCGCACAGGCTGCGTCCTCACATACGGGAGCGATCGCCGGTAGCGAGCGGGCCTACGAGGCCGGGCTCGAGCAGGCGGGCGTCCTCCGGGCGAGTTCAGTCCAGGAGCTGTTCGACTACGCCCGCGCGCTCTCCGGGCTCCCCGAACCGGAGTCCGACGGCGTTGCGGTCGTCACGAACGCGGGCGGTCCCGGCGTGTTGACGACCGACGCAATCGGTGACTCCACACTCGAGATGGCCGACTTCATTGACGAGACGATCGACCGACTGGGCGAGACGATGCCCGACGAGGCCAACGTCTACAACCCGATCGACGCGATCGGCGACGCCGACGTCAGCCGGTTCGCCGACGCACTCGAAATCGCCCTCGATGATCCGAACGTCGGCGCCGCGGTCGTGGTCAGCGCGCCGACGGCGGTGCTCCAGTACGACAAGCTCGCGGAGGTTATCATCGAGAATCGCGAGGCCTACGACAAACCTGTCGTTGCCTGTCTGATGGGTGGCGAACGAGCCCGCGCCGCGGAGGAAGTCCTTCGAGAGTTCGGCATTCCGAACTACTTCGACCCCTCGCGTGCAATCGCGGGCCTCGACGCGCTCGCGCGGTACCGAGACGTTCGGGAGCGAACGTTCGAGGACCCACCCGCCTTCGACGTCGACCGCGAACGCGCACGGGAGATCCTCGCGCGCGCCGAGGGTCGCGACGACAACCGCCTCGGCGTCGAGTCGATGGACCTCCTCGAGGCCTACGGCATCCCGACGCCCGACGGCGAGATCGTCGACGATCCAGAACGCGCCCGCGAAGTGGCCGAGTCGATCGAGGGCGACGTCGTCATGAAGATCGTCAGCCCAGACATCTCACACAAATCGGACATCGGCGGCGTCAAAGTCGGCGTTCCAACCGACGAGGTGTACGACGCCTACGAAGACGTCGTTTCTCGCGCTCGCAACTACCAGCCCGATGCGACCATCTTCGGCGTGCAAGTCCAGGAGATGGTCGACCTCGAGGGAACGACCGAGACGATCGTCGGCATGAACCGCGATCCACAGTTCGGGCCGCTCCTCCTGTTCGGCCTGGGCGGTATTTTCGTCGAGATCCTCGAAGATACGTCGGTCCGCGTGGCACCGATCGACGAGAACGAGGCTGCCGAGATGGTCGAGGAGATCCAGGCCGCGCCGCTGTTACGTGGCGCACGCGGGAGAGATCCCGCCGACGTGGATGCCGTCGTGGAGACGATTCTCCGGCTCTCCCAGCTGGTGACCGACTTCCCGGCGATCCTCGAACTCGACGTGAACCCGCTCGTGGCAGGCCCCGATGGCGTACAGGCGATCGACCTCAGACTCACCGTGGACACGGCAAACCTATGA
- a CDS encoding phosphotransacetylase family protein codes for MTDTDTDTDTTTDEQPADTTTDDERTDSPLLVASLAESTGKTAITLALAQLVREDGDSAGYMKPKGTRLQSTVGKTLDEDPMLARELLELDAEMHDLEPVVYSPTFIEQVMRGREDPEELRERVSEAYETLAADHDRMFLEGGGQYEIGGIVDLTDADLAAALDAQVLLVAPYEVPGDIDDVMAAARSFGDRLAGVVFNDVADAAYDQLETDVVPFLEGRGITVYGVLPSERDLSGVTVADLADELGASMLVDEETDAYVERFAVGAMGSDSALRHFRRTKDAAVITGGDRADIHTAALEAPGVRCLILTGGHRPSGAILGQAAEKGLPILSVRTDTLTTVERAEDVVRSGRTRDAETVDRMQTLLTEHAAVDEILGVE; via the coding sequence ATGACCGACACCGACACCGATACCGACACGACCACCGACGAACAGCCGGCCGATACGACCACCGACGACGAGCGCACGGACAGCCCACTGCTCGTCGCTTCGCTCGCAGAGAGTACGGGCAAGACGGCAATCACGCTCGCGTTGGCCCAACTCGTCCGCGAAGACGGCGACAGTGCAGGCTACATGAAACCCAAGGGAACTCGCCTCCAGAGCACCGTCGGGAAGACCCTCGACGAAGATCCGATGCTCGCCCGCGAGCTGCTCGAGCTCGACGCCGAGATGCACGACCTAGAGCCCGTGGTCTACTCGCCGACGTTCATCGAACAGGTGATGCGCGGACGTGAAGATCCGGAAGAGCTGCGCGAACGCGTGAGTGAGGCCTACGAGACGCTGGCGGCGGACCACGACCGGATGTTCCTCGAGGGCGGCGGCCAGTACGAGATTGGCGGTATCGTCGACCTCACCGATGCCGACCTCGCTGCGGCCCTCGACGCACAGGTCCTCCTCGTCGCCCCATACGAGGTTCCGGGGGACATCGACGACGTGATGGCGGCGGCACGGTCCTTCGGCGACCGACTGGCCGGCGTCGTCTTCAACGACGTGGCCGACGCCGCCTACGACCAGCTCGAGACCGACGTCGTACCGTTTCTCGAGGGTCGTGGAATCACGGTCTACGGCGTCCTTCCGAGCGAACGCGACCTTTCGGGCGTGACGGTGGCCGACCTCGCCGACGAACTCGGGGCGTCGATGCTCGTCGACGAGGAGACCGACGCCTACGTCGAGCGCTTCGCCGTCGGTGCAATGGGCAGCGACAGCGCGCTTCGACACTTCCGACGGACCAAAGACGCCGCGGTCATCACCGGTGGCGACCGAGCCGACATCCATACGGCTGCGCTCGAGGCACCCGGTGTCCGGTGTCTCATCTTGACTGGCGGCCACCGGCCGTCCGGGGCCATCCTCGGCCAGGCCGCGGAGAAAGGCCTGCCCATCCTCTCGGTCCGGACGGACACGCTGACGACCGTCGAGCGAGCCGAAGACGTCGTCAGAAGCGGTCGCACGCGCGACGCCGAAACCGTCGACCGCATGCAGACGCTCTTGACGGAACACGCCGCCGTCGACGAAATTCTCGGCGTCGAGTGA
- a CDS encoding PRC-barrel domain-containing protein: MDDTPQEITSLVGREVYSNSGVFVGDVEDIQLNLNGEAVTGLALGNLNGELFREEARADQGVIVPYRWVRAVGDVVLVNDVVERVREPDEEQDELVA, from the coding sequence ATGGACGACACTCCGCAGGAGATCACGAGCCTCGTGGGACGCGAGGTGTACTCGAACAGCGGCGTCTTCGTCGGCGACGTCGAAGATATCCAGTTGAACCTAAACGGCGAGGCCGTCACGGGACTCGCACTCGGCAATCTCAACGGTGAACTGTTCCGAGAGGAGGCCCGTGCCGACCAGGGCGTCATCGTGCCCTACCGGTGGGTTCGGGCGGTCGGTGACGTCGTGCTCGTCAATGACGTGGTCGAGCGCGTCCGCGAGCCCGACGAAGAACAGGACGAACTGGTCGCCTAG
- a CDS encoding DHH family phosphoesterase: protein MSTGVTISSISDYAILGCGSVGYAVAEELVEQGKDVLIVDRDESRVESLRDQDLDARAADIRESEIANLVADRNVVLILASDVESNKRALEHIRENNDEQFVVARASDPVSGDELGELGADIVINPSSVIADSALRALESGELEYNAGQLATLIERTGSRLAIVTQDSPDPDSIASAAAMQAIADHLGVESDIVYLGDVGHQENRAFVNLLGIDLVQWNEIEDQSVYDTVALVDHATSSEIDLEVDLLIDHHEPDTDIEPGFVDIRPNMSSTSTIVTKYIQEFDMNVSEEVATALLYGIRAETLDFKRDTTPADLTAAAYLYPFANHDTLEQVESPSMSPETLDVLAEAIANRDVQGSHLVSNAGLVRDREALTQAASHLLNLEGVTTTAVFGIADETIFLAGRSKDIRINIGKVLADAYGEMGETAGHSTQASAEIPLGIFTGIEISEDTRDTLLELTEEAVKRTLFDAMGVDGAEGSNGS, encoded by the coding sequence ATGAGCACGGGGGTTACGATCTCGTCGATTTCTGACTACGCTATCTTGGGCTGTGGGAGCGTCGGCTACGCCGTCGCTGAAGAACTCGTCGAACAAGGAAAAGACGTCCTCATCGTCGACCGCGACGAGAGCCGCGTCGAATCGCTTCGCGACCAGGACCTCGACGCGCGTGCGGCCGACATTCGTGAGTCCGAGATCGCCAACCTCGTCGCCGACCGGAACGTCGTCCTCATTCTCGCCTCGGACGTCGAGTCGAACAAACGGGCGCTCGAGCACATCCGCGAGAACAACGACGAGCAGTTCGTGGTTGCGCGCGCGAGCGATCCCGTCTCCGGAGACGAACTCGGTGAACTGGGTGCAGACATCGTGATCAATCCTTCGTCGGTGATCGCCGACTCGGCACTGCGCGCCCTCGAGTCCGGCGAACTCGAGTACAACGCGGGGCAACTCGCCACGTTGATCGAGCGGACCGGTTCGCGACTGGCGATCGTCACGCAGGATAGTCCCGATCCGGACTCGATCGCGAGTGCGGCCGCGATGCAGGCGATCGCCGACCACCTCGGCGTCGAGTCTGATATCGTCTACCTCGGCGACGTGGGCCACCAGGAAAATCGTGCGTTCGTCAACCTGCTGGGGATCGATCTCGTCCAGTGGAACGAGATCGAAGACCAGTCCGTGTACGACACCGTCGCATTAGTCGACCACGCGACCTCGAGCGAGATCGACCTCGAGGTCGACCTGCTGATCGACCATCACGAACCGGACACCGACATCGAACCGGGGTTCGTCGACATCCGACCGAACATGTCCTCGACGTCGACGATCGTGACGAAGTACATCCAGGAGTTCGACATGAACGTTTCAGAGGAGGTTGCCACCGCGCTTCTGTACGGCATCCGCGCTGAAACCCTGGATTTCAAACGTGACACGACGCCCGCCGACCTCACCGCCGCCGCCTACCTCTATCCGTTCGCGAACCACGACACCTTAGAGCAAGTCGAGTCGCCGTCGATGTCTCCCGAGACGCTCGATGTCCTCGCGGAAGCGATCGCCAACCGCGACGTCCAGGGGAGCCATCTCGTCTCGAACGCAGGCCTCGTCCGCGACCGCGAGGCGCTGACCCAAGCGGCAAGTCACCTCCTGAACCTCGAGGGCGTGACCACGACTGCCGTCTTCGGGATCGCCGACGAGACGATCTTCCTCGCCGGCCGCTCGAAGGACATCCGCATCAACATCGGGAAAGTGCTCGCCGACGCCTACGGCGAGATGGGTGAGACGGCGGGTCACTCGACGCAGGCCAGCGCAGAGATCCCACTCGGCATCTTCACGGGTATCGAAATCTCCGAGGACACGAGAGACACGCTGCTCGAGTTGACGGAAGAAGCGGTCAAGCGGACGCTGTTCGACGCGATGGGTGTCGACGGCGCGGAAGGATCGAACGGCTCCTAG
- a CDS encoding HalOD1 output domain-containing protein translates to MIEYEFSENKTATAAIIDTVAAVTGTRPTELPPLYDAVDPEALDSLFESFEQRSSETLRVEFSYHGMTVVVRDGLEVSIRTE, encoded by the coding sequence ATGATCGAATACGAGTTTAGCGAGAACAAGACTGCAACGGCGGCCATCATCGACACCGTTGCCGCCGTTACAGGAACCAGACCGACAGAACTGCCACCCCTCTACGATGCCGTCGATCCCGAGGCGCTCGACAGCCTGTTCGAGTCGTTCGAACAGCGATCGTCCGAGACGCTCCGCGTCGAATTCTCCTACCACGGCATGACCGTCGTCGTTCGCGACGGCCTCGAGGTCTCTATCCGAACCGAATAG
- a CDS encoding competence/damage-inducible protein A, translating into MDVALLTIGDEVLAGDTANTNATWLASQISDRGSSVVRILTLPDDQRLIAETVREWSGVFDAIVVTGGLGGTHDDVTAAAIAAAFDRPLTVDDAVREDVVATVAAYRGLEPDAVTADDLELDVDAWAALPAGCRPLVNPAGLCPGCVLGNVYAFPGVPSEMKALFESVAIEFEGNGVSRTIYTSQPEASMIGAIAGVRERFDVTVGSYPGTEANNRLKVTGTDRAVVDAAVRWLGDRIDVVADE; encoded by the coding sequence ATGGACGTCGCACTCCTCACCATCGGTGACGAAGTCCTCGCGGGGGATACCGCGAACACGAACGCGACGTGGCTCGCGAGTCAAATCTCCGACCGTGGCTCGTCCGTCGTCCGGATTTTGACCCTTCCGGACGACCAGCGGCTGATCGCCGAGACGGTTCGCGAGTGGTCCGGGGTCTTCGACGCCATCGTCGTTACTGGCGGACTCGGTGGGACCCACGACGACGTCACCGCAGCCGCAATTGCGGCGGCATTCGACCGGCCGCTTACCGTCGATGACGCCGTGCGTGAGGACGTCGTCGCCACCGTTGCAGCGTACCGCGGGCTCGAGCCGGACGCTGTCACCGCCGACGACCTCGAGTTAGACGTCGACGCCTGGGCCGCGCTTCCGGCAGGCTGTCGGCCGCTCGTGAATCCTGCGGGCCTGTGTCCGGGGTGCGTCCTCGGGAACGTCTATGCGTTCCCCGGGGTTCCCTCGGAGATGAAGGCACTGTTCGAGTCCGTAGCTATTGAGTTCGAGGGAAACGGCGTCTCTCGGACGATCTATACGTCACAGCCCGAGGCGTCGATGATAGGGGCGATCGCGGGCGTTCGTGAACGGTTCGACGTGACCGTGGGAAGCTATCCTGGAACGGAGGCGAACAACCGCCTGAAAGTGACGGGAACTGATCGGGCAGTCGTCGACGCCGCCGTACGGTGGCTGGGCGACCGAATCGACGTCGTTGCCGACGAGTGA
- a CDS encoding MBL fold metallo-hydrolase, translating to MIVEYGDLTFERLGHASIRIETEDGTVIYVDPWSDVLEDESSDGNVVFVTHDDFDHYDPAAIEAVAGDDATVAVYEAVDTSDLPFDVEDLPHEGETTVAGIEVESVPAYNDPEGEHVDDGQPFHAEGEVIGLVLEIGDTSVFVPSDTDFLDHHESITADVFVPPIGGHFTMDRHEAADFSRSVDPELVLPEHYDTFEPIETDAEAFAEELERDGIRVELF from the coding sequence ATGATAGTCGAGTACGGCGATCTCACGTTCGAGCGCCTCGGGCACGCGAGCATTCGCATCGAAACCGAGGACGGTACCGTGATCTACGTCGATCCGTGGAGTGACGTACTCGAGGACGAATCGAGTGATGGCAACGTCGTTTTCGTGACTCACGACGACTTCGACCATTACGATCCAGCGGCCATCGAGGCAGTCGCAGGCGACGATGCCACCGTCGCCGTCTACGAGGCGGTCGACACGAGCGACCTGCCGTTCGACGTCGAGGACCTCCCCCACGAGGGAGAGACGACCGTGGCCGGAATCGAGGTCGAGTCGGTGCCCGCGTACAACGATCCCGAGGGCGAGCACGTCGACGACGGCCAGCCGTTCCACGCCGAGGGTGAAGTGATCGGACTGGTGCTCGAGATCGGCGACACGAGCGTTTTCGTCCCGTCCGATACGGACTTCCTCGACCATCACGAGTCGATCACGGCGGACGTATTCGTCCCACCGATCGGCGGCCACTTCACGATGGACCGCCACGAGGCCGCCGACTTCTCCCGGAGCGTCGACCCCGAACTGGTACTGCCAGAACACTACGATACGTTCGAGCCGATCGAAACCGACGCGGAGGCGTTTGCCGAAGAACTCGAGCGCGACGGGATCCGGGTCGAACTGTTCTGA
- the mobB gene encoding molybdopterin-guanine dinucleotide biosynthesis protein B — protein MRVVCLAGPSDSGKTTLVEELVPRLTDRDVRVATIKSIHHDVEIDTPGADTHRHRTAGAETVIGITPELTFDISTRAKRTPPPLPDGATDGGLLAADPDDPELEALVSTLARLERRGYDTVLVEGFTAAPVPTVLVGDGDPENVGGEVIGRGSDALEALVAKICDLEELSFSETGDATGSPEDSSDSTTRPASNADE, from the coding sequence ATGAGGGTCGTCTGTCTCGCCGGTCCGAGCGACTCGGGTAAGACGACGCTCGTCGAAGAACTCGTCCCACGACTCACCGACCGTGACGTACGCGTGGCGACGATAAAGTCGATTCACCACGACGTCGAGATCGACACGCCGGGCGCTGACACGCACCGCCACCGGACCGCGGGCGCGGAGACGGTGATCGGGATCACTCCCGAACTCACCTTCGACATCAGCACGCGGGCGAAGCGAACCCCACCGCCGTTGCCAGACGGCGCGACCGACGGTGGGCTTCTCGCGGCAGATCCAGACGATCCCGAACTCGAGGCACTGGTATCGACACTGGCCCGGCTCGAGCGTCGGGGATACGACACGGTACTCGTCGAGGGATTTACCGCTGCGCCCGTCCCGACGGTTCTGGTGGGCGACGGTGACCCCGAAAACGTAGGCGGCGAGGTGATCGGGCGCGGAAGCGACGCCCTCGAGGCGCTCGTGGCGAAGATTTGTGACCTCGAGGAACTGTCCTTTTCCGAAACCGGCGACGCCACTGGATCTCCCGAGGACTCGTCTGATTCGACAACGCGACCGGCGTCGAACGCCGACGAGTGA